A stretch of Deinococcus gobiensis I-0 DNA encodes these proteins:
- a CDS encoding phage tail tape measure protein gives MTQQTTRVGSLGLGVELDFSTAHQQLQQYQQRIAQSASPRLQVQLDTRAALSATDRVRQDIAALGTVSQQQTAQQVQATRILGAQYEAARKAIQQQNAATVAASRADQAAAQARTAQLREQQVQLSLNLRLAEQQRRAEQQRSTQTISALDNEQRSYRNLWRAQQISADEQIAAQRKIHEQALLQAAAVDKTTDAYRRLTQIAANAQHGINAAQGINTPGGLAASIQQGVLGALGNLGPFGALLEQVVTNGMMAAQQAAREGAQHVAAQAGAGLRTGLAAQSPGVQAAAANLGQDVQQGAQAALDIRSPSRVMHQIGVQAGQGLVGGLNSQRAAVTGAAAGLGQAVQQGAQAAALAAGASGGGVGGSAAPLVATLPSAQANLRGVATQAALTTLAVGGTALALGVLGTGLVNGAKKAAEYQQGLADISTLTDKLPGQLGKLGTDLLKMTVDTGKSFTELKKAYEEIQGASVRGTDNEADALTALERMATLAKVTKVEAQVSADAVTSLLNAYGMDITQTTRVSDLLWTSVKAGKVQLGEIARSLGSVAGQAKGLNVPIEELLGAMAMLTTRGIPASTALEYIRSALSNVQKPSIQAKETAKALGIEFSATALKSMGLIKFLDQMGSGVGDNSEALSRLIGDVGGLQAVMGLLQGGLSDSNDIMRQLTNSTGQLDEANAKLKGTAVDAVNRFHAAWDRTQILFSGGLLNTFTNFLDKGVNPVLKSIGDMQTKLDGMKDVGEIKAVLKIDWAKDDPTTMAYKLFVGGAQGTKEFAGAAAEGLQRDAAHIIDPLTKIWNAVAGRMRAEDLQGELQRRGVIERPTSVGGASSQLRQIQNDMPGYQALLVQALNRSAQASEAILQSIGRGTATTGTVPAIGPLIPGQSRGEEVSGLAAVGFMGLAGRNRGTPYGQTYGPRGSWGRHNGEDWFAPTGTEIKAAFTGYVSTRWSDTTGHLLEITDAKGQKILLGHLDRYAAGVEQAVKAAGGRLLVQQGQLLAYVGQTGSLAHKDLGPGNAHVHVMGYDARGRVVDPMGQSYTPVTGTPAVLSPAAAAAALPTRRQSDAALIAEARRILTRVEERTKAGDLTGKLKAEGVLAAFEKGGPRAAGAIEVARLQLGQLNKETSKFGQGYDALSQQLKMAASTFKVSDDVPGYIRSLDAVAAAAGRAAEAERRRNGDKSEKYQALKDLQGDAVDKARSQREAIQREEDRADKDAATRNANRLKSQQAFTAALAAGSVADAQRALDSLKDRQQEELALYTEDAAKRAQVIERTGPQILAASDKLINLQRDQKVRAARQEADEALKVEGADPVAVEGARREAVRQAYRQATADRAAARRAQASAERTADLEAEKAAEQARANRLAADRALADGQLDLARKRAQAVVTGYDDAVKAAGDSARAQLDVEERLGRDVLAARNVLSTAEAQAEKTRLERERNAAVNVTGLTLRQRQDLWRQYGARIAQVDQDLQATLTRNGEASAKAVDAAWSKVFSDDDVERAKAYTEKVQGILASIPGQDEEGLIRIYTEAQANRDTTLMNAVFDEWEKRREAEEAGLRAIQKTWSDGVAADALTLSNQLQELGDNEGAVNALQVALGQVMDAAQRGEDAGEAVNSLTLALNNLGDALGLDDQFNTFVAQLSGTLDEQVMQVADQLATLEGKTDAGSLRLRSKLAAYLADLRRSLPDYGNPYAAGLIPGASGFQTSGDASGGRAVLDATSLTQRLGTASNGAGDGVTTDPDGTVVVRVKLEDEGDLNRAILEATNLLDSELGQSLPEGVRKGLEDAVAGAQAYKDALISITGEGVADGASEALKNAAQPPKNLFAESAQQIFDMQASGDLTDPVKVGALRQALDTLRQTGGLTDVQLANLNATIDQLTSNDLGTVNLGKRFDLSQWQKDIQDLSDEFDAGWIDAGTYTERLGLAGDKLREYAAEAEAAGNPKLAQTFRDQAAALRAMNPQIAGALLRIGKVQEYAGYVQQAAGAFGQLASAIGQGEEDYDRVTGQKLQTPWKDLAANLEGVGNAAGKVLDILGDVAKVVANPADIGAWISLVTKVVSSVADAIAGFQKARAEVSRLKAEFTEDNPFLNADDYQKVFTRSRGWFADTFGGGPEVVNEIDKIGLTFAKTMQGAFASGIKKGLTDAIRGGDINLFSKALHEEVYGGLVEGMVDVFLNEELLKNIIAPAIKAWSDALKTPDTADDAAALAGIDAAVAQVDQQAARFYSDVAPKLQGLQEKWGLTPEATQGVDTTGLSTAPPAIQYALSTPLLEGITKLDATIGRLDGTVGTLGQILRDGIPVTVTVQQGGSSYQSTTGALAGR, from the coding sequence ATGACTCAGCAGACCACCCGCGTAGGGTCGCTCGGCCTCGGCGTCGAACTCGACTTCAGCACGGCCCACCAGCAGCTCCAGCAGTATCAGCAGCGCATCGCCCAGAGCGCCTCCCCCCGCCTCCAGGTGCAGCTCGACACCCGCGCCGCCCTCTCGGCGACCGACCGTGTGCGCCAGGACATCGCTGCCCTGGGCACCGTCAGCCAGCAGCAGACCGCGCAGCAGGTCCAGGCCACCCGCATCCTCGGCGCCCAGTACGAAGCCGCGCGCAAGGCGATCCAGCAGCAGAACGCGGCCACCGTCGCCGCCAGCCGCGCGGATCAGGCGGCCGCCCAGGCCCGCACGGCCCAGCTGCGCGAGCAGCAGGTGCAGCTCTCCCTGAACCTGCGCCTCGCCGAACAGCAGCGCCGGGCCGAGCAGCAGCGCAGCACCCAGACGATCAGCGCCCTGGACAACGAACAGCGCTCCTACCGCAACCTGTGGCGCGCGCAGCAGATCAGCGCCGACGAGCAGATCGCCGCGCAGCGCAAGATCCATGAGCAGGCGCTGTTGCAGGCCGCTGCGGTGGACAAGACGACTGACGCCTACCGGCGACTCACCCAGATCGCCGCCAACGCTCAGCACGGCATCAACGCGGCGCAGGGGATCAACACGCCGGGCGGCCTGGCCGCCAGCATCCAGCAGGGCGTGCTCGGCGCACTGGGGAACCTCGGGCCGTTCGGTGCCCTTCTGGAACAGGTGGTCACGAATGGCATGATGGCCGCGCAGCAGGCGGCCCGCGAGGGCGCGCAGCACGTGGCCGCTCAGGCGGGCGCAGGCCTGCGCACCGGCCTCGCGGCGCAGTCGCCGGGCGTGCAGGCGGCGGCCGCGAACCTGGGCCAGGACGTGCAGCAGGGTGCCCAGGCGGCGCTCGACATCCGCAGCCCGTCGCGGGTCATGCACCAGATCGGGGTGCAGGCCGGGCAGGGCCTCGTGGGGGGCCTGAACAGCCAGCGCGCGGCCGTGACCGGTGCAGCCGCCGGACTGGGGCAGGCGGTGCAGCAGGGGGCCCAGGCGGCCGCCCTGGCGGCCGGGGCCAGCGGCGGGGGCGTAGGCGGCAGCGCCGCGCCCCTGGTGGCGACTCTGCCCTCGGCCCAGGCCAACCTGCGCGGGGTGGCCACCCAGGCCGCCCTCACCACCCTCGCGGTGGGCGGCACGGCTCTCGCCCTGGGCGTTCTGGGCACCGGGCTGGTCAACGGCGCGAAGAAAGCGGCCGAGTACCAACAGGGCCTGGCCGACATCAGTACCCTCACCGACAAGCTGCCCGGGCAGCTCGGCAAGCTGGGCACCGACCTGCTGAAAATGACGGTGGACACGGGCAAATCGTTCACCGAACTGAAGAAGGCCTACGAGGAGATCCAGGGTGCCTCGGTGCGCGGCACCGACAACGAGGCCGACGCCCTGACCGCGCTGGAGCGCATGGCTACCCTGGCCAAGGTCACGAAGGTCGAGGCCCAGGTGTCGGCCGACGCGGTGACCTCGCTCCTGAACGCCTACGGCATGGACATCACCCAGACCACGCGGGTCTCCGACCTGCTCTGGACCAGCGTCAAGGCCGGGAAGGTCCAGCTGGGCGAGATCGCGCGCAGCCTCGGGTCGGTCGCCGGGCAGGCGAAGGGCCTGAACGTCCCCATTGAGGAACTGCTGGGCGCGATGGCCATGCTCACCACCCGGGGTATCCCCGCGAGCACGGCCCTGGAATACATCCGCTCGGCGCTGAGCAACGTCCAGAAACCCAGCATCCAGGCGAAGGAAACCGCGAAGGCCCTGGGCATCGAGTTCAGCGCCACCGCGCTCAAGAGCATGGGCCTGATCAAGTTCCTCGACCAGATGGGCTCCGGCGTGGGCGACAACAGCGAGGCGCTCTCGCGCCTGATCGGCGACGTGGGCGGCCTCCAGGCCGTCATGGGCCTGCTTCAGGGCGGCCTGAGCGACAGCAACGACATCATGCGTCAGCTGACCAACAGCACCGGGCAGCTCGACGAGGCCAATGCGAAGCTCAAGGGTACGGCCGTGGATGCGGTCAACCGCTTCCACGCCGCCTGGGACCGCACCCAGATCCTGTTCAGCGGCGGCCTGCTCAACACGTTCACGAACTTCCTCGACAAGGGCGTGAATCCCGTCCTGAAGAGCATCGGGGACATGCAGACCAAGCTCGACGGCATGAAGGACGTGGGCGAGATCAAGGCCGTCCTGAAGATTGACTGGGCGAAAGATGACCCGACCACGATGGCCTACAAGCTGTTCGTGGGCGGCGCGCAGGGCACGAAGGAGTTCGCCGGGGCCGCTGCCGAGGGCCTGCAACGGGACGCGGCGCACATCATCGACCCGCTCACCAAGATCTGGAACGCCGTGGCGGGACGCATGCGCGCCGAGGACCTCCAGGGCGAGTTACAGCGCCGGGGCGTGATCGAGCGGCCCACGAGCGTCGGCGGGGCATCCTCGCAGCTGCGCCAGATCCAGAACGACATGCCGGGCTACCAGGCGCTGCTCGTGCAGGCCCTGAACCGCTCGGCGCAGGCCTCCGAAGCCATCCTCCAGAGCATCGGCCGGGGCACGGCCACCACCGGCACCGTGCCGGCCATTGGCCCCCTGATCCCTGGCCAGAGCCGGGGCGAGGAGGTGTCGGGCCTCGCGGCGGTCGGCTTCATGGGGCTGGCCGGGCGCAACCGGGGCACCCCTTACGGGCAGACCTACGGTCCCAGGGGGTCCTGGGGCCGGCACAACGGCGAGGACTGGTTCGCACCCACGGGCACCGAGATCAAGGCCGCGTTCACCGGCTACGTCTCGACCAGGTGGAGCGACACGACCGGCCACCTGCTGGAGATCACGGACGCGAAGGGGCAGAAGATCCTGCTCGGACACCTCGACCGCTACGCCGCTGGGGTCGAACAGGCCGTGAAGGCGGCGGGCGGCCGGCTGCTCGTGCAGCAGGGGCAGCTGCTGGCCTACGTGGGGCAGACCGGCAGCCTGGCGCACAAGGATCTGGGGCCGGGCAACGCGCACGTGCATGTGATGGGCTACGACGCCCGTGGGCGCGTAGTGGACCCGATGGGCCAGAGCTACACGCCGGTCACCGGTACGCCAGCGGTCCTCAGCCCGGCAGCGGCCGCTGCGGCCCTGCCCACGCGCCGGCAGAGCGACGCCGCCCTGATCGCCGAGGCGCGGCGCATCCTCACCCGCGTCGAGGAGCGGACCAAGGCCGGCGACCTGACCGGGAAGCTCAAGGCCGAGGGCGTGCTCGCGGCCTTCGAGAAGGGCGGGCCGCGCGCCGCCGGGGCCATCGAGGTCGCCCGGCTCCAGCTGGGGCAGCTCAACAAAGAGACCTCGAAGTTCGGCCAGGGCTACGACGCCCTGAGCCAGCAGCTGAAGATGGCCGCCTCGACGTTCAAAGTCAGCGACGACGTGCCGGGCTACATCCGCAGCCTGGACGCGGTAGCCGCCGCTGCTGGGCGCGCGGCCGAGGCCGAGCGGCGCCGCAACGGCGACAAGAGCGAGAAGTACCAGGCCCTAAAGGATCTCCAGGGCGACGCGGTAGACAAGGCTCGGAGCCAGCGCGAGGCCATCCAGCGCGAGGAGGACCGCGCCGACAAGGACGCGGCCACCCGCAACGCCAACCGGCTCAAGAGCCAGCAGGCCTTCACGGCTGCCCTGGCCGCCGGCAGCGTGGCCGACGCGCAGCGGGCCCTGGACAGCCTCAAGGACCGGCAGCAGGAGGAACTCGCCCTCTACACCGAGGACGCGGCCAAACGCGCGCAGGTCATCGAGCGCACCGGCCCGCAGATCCTGGCCGCCTCCGACAAACTGATCAACCTCCAGCGCGATCAGAAGGTGCGGGCCGCGCGTCAGGAGGCCGACGAGGCCCTGAAGGTCGAGGGGGCCGACCCGGTAGCGGTCGAGGGTGCGCGCCGCGAGGCGGTCCGTCAGGCGTACCGGCAGGCGACCGCCGACCGGGCGGCCGCTCGCCGTGCCCAGGCCTCGGCCGAGCGCACGGCCGACCTGGAAGCGGAGAAGGCCGCCGAGCAGGCGCGGGCCAACCGGCTCGCTGCCGACCGGGCCCTGGCCGACGGGCAGCTTGACCTCGCCCGGAAGCGTGCCCAGGCGGTCGTGACCGGCTACGACGACGCGGTGAAGGCTGCCGGCGACAGTGCCCGCGCGCAGCTCGACGTGGAGGAACGCCTGGGGCGCGACGTGCTCGCGGCCCGGAACGTGCTCTCGACAGCGGAAGCGCAGGCCGAGAAGACCCGCCTGGAGCGCGAGCGCAACGCGGCCGTCAACGTCACGGGGCTGACCCTGCGCCAGCGCCAGGATCTCTGGCGGCAATACGGCGCGCGGATCGCCCAGGTGGACCAGGACCTCCAGGCGACGCTGACCCGCAACGGCGAGGCCTCGGCGAAGGCCGTGGATGCGGCATGGTCGAAGGTCTTCAGCGACGACGATGTCGAGCGGGCCAAGGCCTACACCGAGAAGGTGCAGGGCATCCTGGCCAGCATCCCCGGTCAGGACGAAGAAGGCCTCATCCGGATCTATACCGAGGCCCAGGCCAACCGCGACACCACGCTGATGAACGCGGTCTTCGATGAGTGGGAGAAGCGCCGCGAGGCCGAGGAGGCCGGGCTGCGGGCCATCCAGAAGACCTGGAGCGACGGCGTGGCGGCCGACGCCCTGACCCTCTCGAATCAGCTCCAGGAGCTGGGCGACAACGAAGGGGCCGTGAACGCCCTTCAGGTCGCGCTCGGGCAGGTCATGGACGCGGCCCAGCGCGGCGAGGACGCCGGGGAGGCGGTGAACAGCCTGACGCTCGCCCTGAACAACCTGGGCGACGCGCTGGGGCTCGACGATCAGTTCAACACCTTCGTGGCGCAGCTGTCGGGCACGCTCGACGAGCAGGTCATGCAGGTGGCCGACCAGCTCGCCACGCTCGAAGGCAAGACCGACGCGGGCAGCCTGCGCCTGCGCAGCAAGCTCGCGGCCTACCTCGCGGACCTACGGAGGAGCCTGCCCGACTACGGCAATCCCTACGCCGCTGGGCTGATCCCTGGGGCCAGTGGTTTCCAGACCTCCGGGGACGCCTCCGGGGGCCGGGCGGTGCTCGACGCCACCAGCCTCACCCAGCGCCTGGGCACGGCCAGTAACGGGGCCGGCGACGGGGTGACGACCGATCCGGACGGGACGGTGGTGGTGCGGGTCAAGCTGGAGGATGAGGGCGACCTCAACCGGGCGATTCTGGAGGCCACGAACCTGCTGGACTCCGAACTGGGCCAGTCGCTGCCCGAGGGGGTCCGCAAGGGCCTGGAGGACGCCGTAGCGGGCGCGCAGGCCTACAAGGACGCGCTGATCTCGATTACTGGGGAGGGCGTGGCCGACGGGGCCAGCGAGGCGCTGAAGAACGCCGCACAGCCTCCGAAGAACCTCTTCGCCGAGTCGGCCCAGCAGATCTTCGACATGCAGGCCTCCGGCGACCTGACCGACCCCGTGAAGGTGGGGGCGCTGCGCCAGGCCCTGGACACCCTGCGGCAGACCGGCGGCTTGACCGACGTGCAGCTGGCGAACCTGAACGCCACCATTGACCAGCTCACGAGCAACGACCTCGGGACGGTGAACCTCGGGAAGCGCTTCGACCTGAGCCAGTGGCAGAAGGACATCCAGGACCTGAGCGACGAGTTCGACGCCGGGTGGATCGACGCGGGCACCTACACCGAGCGCCTGGGGCTCGCGGGCGACAAGCTGCGAGAGTACGCGGCCGAGGCGGAAGCGGCGGGGAACCCGAAGCTCGCGCAGACCTTCCGCGACCAGGCGGCCGCCCTGCGGGCCATGAATCCGCAGATCGCGGGCGCGCTGCTGCGGATCGGCAAGGTGCAGGAATATGCCGGGTACGTGCAGCAGGCGGCCGGGGCCTTCGGGCAGCTGGCCAGCGCCATCGGCCAGGGCGAGGAGGACTACGACCGGGTGACCGGCCAAAAGCTCCAGACCCCGTGGAAGGACCTTGCGGCCAACCTGGAAGGCGTGGGGAACGCGGCGGGCAAGGTGCTCGACATCCTGGGCGACGTGGCGAAGGTGGTCGCCAACCCGGCGGACATCGGGGCCTGGATCTCGCTGGTGACGAAGGTGGTCAGCAGCGTGGCCGACGCCATCGCGGGCTTCCAGAAGGCCCGCGCCGAGGTCTCGCGCCTGAAGGCCGAGTTCACCGAGGACAACCCCTTCCTGAACGCGGACGACTACCAGAAGGTCTTCACACGGTCCCGAGGGTGGTTCGCCGACACCTTCGGGGGCGGCCCGGAGGTCGTCAACGAAATCGACAAGATCGGGCTCACCTTCGCCAAGACGATGCAGGGGGCCTTCGCCTCCGGCATCAAGAAGGGGCTGACCGACGCGATCCGGGGCGGCGACATCAACCTGTTCAGCAAGGCCCTGCACGAGGAGGTGTACGGCGGGCTCGTCGAGGGCATGGTGGACGTGTTCCTCAACGAAGAACTCCTGAAAAACATCATCGCCCCAGCCATCAAAGCTTGGTCGGACGCGCTGAAGACCCCGGACACCGCCGACGACGCGGCCGCCCTGGCCGGGATTGACGCGGCGGTCGCGCAGGTGGATCAGCAGGCCGCCCGCTTCTACAGCGACGTGGCGCCCAAGCTCCAGGGCCTACAGGAGAAGTGGGGCCTCACGCCAGAAGCGACTCAGGGGGTGGATACCACCGGCCTGAGTACCGCGCCCCCAGCCATCCAGTATGCCCTGAGCACGCCGCTGCTCGAAGGCATCACGAAACTTGACGCTACCATCGGCCGCCTGGACGGCACGGTGGGCACCCTTGGGCAGATCCTGCGCGACGGCATTCCCGTGACCGTCACCGTGCAGCAGGGCGGCAGTTCCTACCAGTCCACGACCGGCGCCCTCGCCGGGAGGTGA
- a CDS encoding helix-hairpin-helix domain-containing protein, which yields MGVGTLRRHYRNKVLAREMVGEDATAMVYQAKADAIAGFALPRRFVSDRVRRVLVEANLTTLDDLNGATVAEIADRTGLSKSDSGKVRVAVEREVALRAEGQVQLLADFPYQGALVASGYTTEASIEDLDEDELAEIPDVGESGARVIQAHRDGLLGVPFAENYPHMIRLGELGIRAEEQLARYTAEDLVAFGMTDEEAAEVIEFRDREPEPDAGTTVQVQNVQPAEVVDQPPALEGDEQLPASQQQPVGPVTDPTATAGTEGDTASQVST from the coding sequence ATGGGAGTAGGAACACTGCGGCGCCACTACCGGAACAAGGTGCTGGCCCGCGAGATGGTCGGCGAGGACGCGACCGCGATGGTCTATCAGGCGAAGGCCGATGCCATCGCTGGCTTCGCCCTGCCGCGCAGGTTCGTGAGCGACCGCGTCCGGAGGGTGCTGGTCGAGGCGAACCTCACGACGCTCGACGACCTGAACGGCGCGACCGTGGCCGAGATCGCCGACCGCACCGGCCTGAGCAAGTCGGATTCCGGGAAGGTCCGGGTGGCCGTCGAGCGCGAGGTCGCCCTGCGCGCCGAGGGGCAGGTGCAGCTGCTGGCGGACTTCCCCTACCAGGGTGCGCTCGTGGCTTCTGGCTACACCACCGAGGCCAGCATCGAGGACCTCGACGAGGACGAACTGGCCGAGATCCCCGACGTGGGTGAGAGCGGCGCGCGGGTCATCCAGGCGCACCGCGACGGCCTGCTGGGCGTGCCGTTCGCCGAGAACTACCCGCACATGATCCGGCTGGGCGAGCTGGGCATCCGCGCCGAGGAACAGCTCGCCCGGTATACGGCCGAGGATCTGGTGGCCTTCGGCATGACCGACGAGGAGGCGGCCGAGGTGATCGAGTTCCGCGACCGCGAGCCGGAGCCGGACGCTGGGACCACCGTGCAGGTGCAGAACGTGCAGCCAGCCGAGGTCGTGGACCAGCCGCCTGCGCTGGAGGGCGATGAGCAGCTGCCGGCGAGCCAGCAGCAGCCGGTGGGGCCGGTGACCGATCCCACGGCGACGGCGGGCACCGAGGGGGACACGGCGTCTCAGGTCAGCACCTGA
- a CDS encoding phage major capsid protein, producing MPVTRKKDVIIPELLEDAIRGAFSGNNALWNTNAVKVNGTLGSDARGGDTITVPYFGNIGELEDLADDEGGDGALPALTPAKLTMSGEQAKVHHSGKAFEITEWARMAAAYADPYAEAARQIREAVFRRADKALIDAARSTDLVLDLVANPIDGKSTMVYDAMVRAKYLWGDEGQTVASTAMHSKVGADVELLKDADGKPLVSDAIVGQGQRRFVGVPYTLSDKLTYLDTPGDETTRRYETILARENSMLFWYNGDFTVQTDKDILSDSTVAAVHIYWLAHRYKRMPGSNKSGVAKIISK from the coding sequence ATGCCCGTAACCCGCAAGAAAGACGTGATCATCCCCGAGCTGCTCGAAGACGCCATCCGGGGCGCCTTCAGCGGCAACAACGCCCTGTGGAACACCAACGCCGTGAAGGTGAACGGCACGCTGGGCAGCGACGCCCGTGGCGGCGACACCATCACCGTGCCCTACTTCGGGAACATCGGTGAACTCGAAGACCTGGCCGACGACGAGGGCGGCGACGGCGCGCTGCCGGCACTGACCCCGGCCAAGCTCACCATGAGCGGTGAGCAGGCGAAGGTCCACCACTCGGGCAAGGCCTTCGAGATCACCGAATGGGCACGCATGGCGGCCGCCTACGCCGATCCCTACGCCGAGGCCGCGCGCCAGATCCGCGAGGCCGTGTTCCGCCGCGCCGACAAGGCCCTGATCGACGCCGCCCGCAGCACCGACCTGGTGCTCGACCTCGTGGCCAACCCCATTGATGGGAAGAGCACGATGGTCTACGACGCGATGGTGCGCGCGAAGTACCTGTGGGGCGACGAAGGGCAGACCGTGGCCAGCACGGCCATGCACTCGAAGGTGGGCGCCGACGTGGAACTGCTCAAGGACGCTGACGGCAAGCCGCTCGTGAGCGACGCCATCGTGGGCCAGGGCCAGCGCCGCTTCGTGGGCGTGCCGTACACCCTGAGCGACAAGCTGACCTACCTGGACACGCCGGGCGACGAGACCACCCGCCGCTACGAGACGATCCTGGCGCGCGAGAACAGCATGCTGTTCTGGTACAACGGCGATTTCACCGTGCAGACCGACAAGGACATTCTCAGCGACAGCACCGTGGCGGCCGTGCACATCTACTGGCTCGCCCACCGCTACAAGCGCATGCCCGGCAGCAACAAGTCGGGCGTCGCCAAGATCATCAGCAAGTAA
- a CDS encoding phage protease, whose protein sequence is MKKLFQTAALLLTGCALAALRPRASPDYLLSAPARPSRPTRLNVTIPIGSGDPPTEFRIWGYGPVETVYGTFQFTARSGELCMAAAEEYGNDLFFDYDHAFWAEAGAPDKGKAAGWFRLELRADGLWAVNIRWTPAAEQAIRDKEWRYFSPALDADTTGEITRLWNIALTNLPATFDQVPLVAANVRDHRSPDVRASVSLDSLYGLLNAAIRERYREAWLFEVFNDYAVFEHLGTLWSVPYTVLGTSVTLGPDATEVIRTYTPVQGGQTMRTLLTALNLAATATEAEALQALNSRLAESASLRQQLLSATGQTEVQAALGVVAANAQAAVQLGAANVRIKELEDETRTTKLSGLIARGKADKKLTPALETWAAGQTPEALEAYLEHAPVIAQLAAPAATPPVTPGEDLGDSAPAGEPLKFNGKTWAEMDGSEKHNLHFSDKATYDRMRADHQKRTG, encoded by the coding sequence ATGAAGAAGCTCTTCCAGACCGCCGCGCTGCTGCTCACCGGCTGCGCCCTGGCCGCCCTGCGGCCCCGTGCCAGCCCCGACTACCTGCTCAGCGCCCCAGCGCGCCCCTCGCGGCCCACCCGGCTGAACGTCACCATCCCCATCGGCAGCGGCGACCCGCCCACCGAGTTCCGGATCTGGGGCTACGGCCCGGTCGAGACGGTCTACGGGACCTTCCAGTTCACCGCGCGCAGCGGCGAGCTGTGCATGGCCGCCGCCGAGGAATACGGCAACGATCTCTTCTTCGACTACGACCACGCCTTCTGGGCCGAGGCCGGCGCACCGGACAAGGGGAAGGCGGCCGGGTGGTTCCGGCTGGAGCTGCGCGCCGATGGGCTTTGGGCGGTGAACATCCGCTGGACGCCGGCGGCCGAGCAGGCCATCCGCGACAAGGAGTGGCGGTACTTCAGCCCCGCGCTCGACGCCGACACCACGGGCGAGATCACGCGTCTGTGGAACATCGCCCTGACCAACCTGCCCGCGACCTTCGACCAGGTGCCGCTGGTGGCCGCCAACGTGCGTGACCACCGCAGCCCCGACGTGCGCGCCAGCGTAAGCCTGGACAGCCTGTACGGCCTGCTGAATGCGGCCATCCGCGAGCGCTACCGCGAGGCCTGGCTGTTCGAGGTCTTCAACGACTACGCGGTGTTCGAGCACCTGGGCACGCTCTGGAGCGTGCCGTACACCGTGCTGGGCACCAGCGTGACCCTGGGGCCTGACGCCACCGAGGTCATCCGCACCTACACCCCCGTCCAAGGAGGACAGACCATGCGTACCCTGCTCACCGCCCTGAACCTGGCGGCCACCGCCACCGAAGCCGAGGCCCTCCAGGCCCTGAACAGCCGTCTCGCCGAGAGCGCGTCTCTGCGCCAGCAGCTGCTCAGCGCGACCGGGCAGACCGAAGTGCAGGCCGCCCTGGGCGTCGTGGCCGCGAATGCGCAGGCTGCCGTGCAGCTCGGCGCGGCCAACGTGCGCATCAAGGAACTCGAAGACGAGACCCGCACCACGAAGCTCAGCGGCCTGATCGCCCGGGGCAAGGCCGACAAGAAGCTCACGCCCGCGCTGGAGACGTGGGCGGCTGGGCAGACCCCGGAGGCCCTGGAGGCCTACCTGGAGCACGCGCCCGTGATCGCCCAGCTGGCGGCGCCGGCGGCCACGCCCCCGGTCACCCCTGGCGAGGACCTGGGCGACAGTGCTCCGGCTGGCGAGCCGCTGAAGTTCAACGGGAAGACCTGGGCCGAGATGGACGGCTCGGAGAAGCACAACCTGCACTTCAGCGACAAGGCGACCTACGACCGGATGCGCGCCGACCACCAGAAGCGCACCGGCTAA